The stretch of DNA CTTCGGCCGGCGTATGGGGCTGGACGGGCTCCACTTCCGGGGCGTTGACCGTGAGGGTACCCAAGGCTGGCGCGGTTCTGCGCGGCCGCCGCTTGACGGCGTCTGCCTTGGGCCCGGAGCCCACCAGCGGGCCGCCGGCCAGGGAACTGTCTGTAACTGCCGCACTATCTGTTGTGCCGCCGTCGGACTCCGGAAGCTTGCCGTACATCGGCTGCACAGGCATCTCCAGAGCAGGCACGTCAGCCGGGGTGGGGTCGCCCGCAACCTCATCGCTGACGCTGATGATGGCGGTGCCGACGTCGATGGTGACGCCCTCGGGAACCAGCAGTTCGCTGACGGTCCCGGCGAACGGCGAGGGCAGTTCCACGATCGACTTTGCTGTCTCGATCTCACAGAGAACGTCGTTGATGGCGACGGCGTCCCCGGCTTTGACCTTCCAGGAGACGATTTCCGCCTCAGTAAGGCCCTCGCCGACGTCCGGGAGGTTGAACTTGTTCAGGGTCATGGTGTCCTCAGTAGGAGAGGGCGCGGTCCAGCGCCTCGAGGATGCGGTCGATGTCCGGAAGGTAGTCTTCCTCCACCTTGGCAACGGGGTAGGGCATGTGGAAGCCGCCTACGCGGATCACCGGTGCCTCCAGCGCATGGAAGGCACGCTCACTGATCCGGGCAGCTATTTCGCCGCCGATCCCGCCGAAGGTGGGGGCCTCGTGGGCCACGATCAGCCTGCCAGTCTTCTGGACCGAGGCGGTGACGGTATCGAAGTCAATGGGCGAGATGGAGCGAAGGTCGATGACCTCCAGGCTGTGTCCGTCCTCCTCCGCGGCGTTTGCAGCTGCAAGGGCGACCGGAACCAGCGGCCCGTACGCCACAATGGTGGCTGCTGTTCCGGTGCGCAGGACATGGGCTTTGAAGGGATCCGCGGCGGTGCCCGGAGCCTCCACGTCAACCTCGCCCTTGAGCCAGTAGCGCCGCTTCGGTTCAAAAACGATCACGGGGTCCTGGCACTGCACTGCCTGCTGGATCATCCAGTAGGCGTCATGCGGGTTGGACGGGGTGATGATCCGGAGCCCTGCCGTATGGGCGAAGAGCGCCTCGGGTGACTCGGAGTGGTGCTCGATGGAGCCGATGCCGCCCCCGTAGGGGATGCGGACCACTACCGGCACACTGAGGTTGCCGTTGCTGCGCGAGTGGATTTTCGCAAGCTGGGTGGTGATCTGGTTGAAGCCGGGGAAGACGAAACCGTCGAACTGGATCTCGCACACCGGGGTGTACCCGCGCAGGGCGAGGCCGATCGCTGTTCCGATGATGCCGGACTCGGCCAGCGGCGTGTCCACGACGCGGTCGGGGCCGAACTCCCCGATCAGCCCGTCGGTCACGCGGTAGACGCCGCCCAGCGCGCCGATATCTTCGCCCATCAGCAGGGACTTGGGATTGTCCGTCAGGGCTGCGCGAAGGCCCTCATTGATGGCCTTGGCAATGGTCATGGTGGTCATCAGTGGCCTGCCTTTGGGGATGCCTGGGCTGTTACTGCCTGCCTGGCCGGTTCTTCCGCCGCTTCCTCACCTGCGAAACCTGCCGAGTACTCCTCGAACCATGCGAGTTCTTCGGCCACCAGGGGATGGGCTTCAGCGTAAGTGTTGGCAAAGGCGGTGCGGATGTCCGGAGTTTCAAGGTCGTGGGCGGTGCGGCGGACGTAGGCGGCGAGCTCATCCCCGTCGGCTTTGACCTTGGCGAAGAATGCCTCGTCGGCCATACCCTCGGAGCGCAGGTACTTCTCCAGTCGGGCGAGGGGATCTTTGGCCCGCCAGGCCTCTTCTTCGGCCGCCTGCCGGTATTTGGTGGGATCGTCCGCAGTGGTGTGCGCGCCCACCCGGTAGGTGAACGCCTCAATCAGGACGGGACCGTTGCCCTGCCGTGCGTGCTCCAGTGCCCATTCCGTAACGGCGTGGACCGCGATGACGTCGTTGCCGTCCACCCGGATGCCGGGGAAGCCGTAGCCCTTGGCCCTGTTGGACAGCGGCACCCGGGTCTGTACGGCGGTAGGGACGGAGATAGCCCAGTGGTTGTTCTGGCAGAAGAACACCACGGGGGCGTTGTAGGAGGAGGCGAAGACCATGGATTCGTGGACGTCACCCTCGGAACTCGCGCCGTCGCCAAAGTAGGCGATCACCGCCGCAGCCGGTTCCGGACTGGAAGTGCCGGAAGATGCAGCGTTGGACGCGGCCAGCTTCTGGTCCCGCTGGATGCCCATCGCATAGCCCACTGCGTGGAGCGTCTGGGCGGCCAGGACCAGCGTGTACAGGTGGAAGTTGGTGTCCTTGGGATTCCAGCCGCCATTGGAAACCCCGCGGAACTGGCGCAAAAGCTCGGCAAGGTCCACGTTGCGGGTCAGGGCGACCCCATGTTCGCGGTAGGTGGGGAAGATGTAATCCTGCGGCTGGCTCGCCCGGCCCGAACCGATCTGAGCCGCTTCCTGGCCCGTCAGGGGAACCCAGAGCGCAAGCTGGCCCTGGCGCTGCAGCGCAGTGGCTTCCACGTCGAACCGGCGGATGGCGGCCATGTCCGCGTAAAGCCCGCGGAGCACCTCCGGAGTCAGCTTCTCGGCATATTCGGTGTAGACAGCATCAAAGCCGAGCTTCCCGTCCGGGCCGAGGAGCTGGACCATCTGCGCCGGGGGCTCGCCCATGACCGCCTCGGCATCAGCCTCGCGCTGGTCGTCTACAGCTGTTCCGTCGAACTCGGTGGAAGGCAGATGTGTGCCCATACCGTCTCCTTGTTTGCCGCATGCGGATGCAATGCAATGTCGCTGGGATATATGCCTCCAAAGGAATAGATTCCCTTTGTGGCATATATGATGGCTTACTGATCCTAACTTTATCTTCAGTAGGTACGCGTGAAGCTACTTGTGAAGTGCTAGGAACCGCGCGGGGCCTTTGTGTAGTTCGCACATAACGCCAGGAACCGGCTGTTCGCTTCTTCCTCGCCGATGCTCACCCGCACGCCTTCGCCATCGAATGCCCTGACTGACAGTGCTTGCGTACCTGCCAGTTCGGCAAAGTCTGCGCTGTCAGCTCCGAAGTCGAGCCAGACGAAATTGCCTTGGGCGTCAGGCACAGCCCAGCCCAGGCTGCGCAGCCCTGCCGTGACGCGGTCCCGCTCATCCACGAGCCTTTGTACCCTTTCTACAACCTGGGGGTAATTTTGGAGGGACACAATTGCTGCCGTTTCTGCAATTTGCGACACGGCGAACGGTGTGGCCGCGACCCGCAGGTGTTGGGTCAGCTCCGGGTTGGAGACGCTGTAGCCCACGCGCAACCCGGCCAGCCCATGTGCCTTTGAGAAGGTGCGGAGCACCACCACGTTGGGGTACCTGCGGTAGAGGCTGATCCCATCTACCGCGCCGGCCTCGCGCACGAACTCCTGGTACGCCTCGTCGATGACCACCACCACGTCGGCCGGGACTGAGCGGATGAAGGCTTCCGTCTCAGCCGAACCCAGGGCAGGGCCGGTGGGATTATTCGGCGTGCAGAGGAGGATGACTTTGGTTCGGGCGGTAACTGCCGCCGCCATTGCCTTCAGGTCGTGGCGGCCCTCGTTCGTCAGCGGGACGGGAACACCTTCCGCACCCGAGAGGCCCACGCTGATGGGGTATGCCTCAAAGGAGCGCCAGGCGTAAACCACCTCGTCCGGCTTACCGTCTTCATTCCGCCCCGCGAACGCGGCCAACAGTTGGTTCAAGGCCCCCAGGCTGCCGGCGCCGGTGACAATATCCTCCGCGGGAACATCAAGGAACCCGGCGAGCGCTGTGCGCAGCCGGCTGCTCAAGGGGTCCGGGTAGCGGTTGAAGTCCGTCTGGTTCGCGATGGCCTCGACGACCGCGGGAATCGGAGGCAGCGGATTTTCGTTCGAGGACAGCTTGTAGCTGGCCAGCCCGTCCACGGCCACGGGAGGTTTGCCGGCGGCATAGCGGGGCAGCCTTGCCACCACAGGACGCGGCTGGATACCCCCGGCAAGGGTGTTTGATGACGTCATGGAGACCAGCCTACTTCTCCCGATGCGGGAGGGAAGGCGGGATTGGCTATGGGTTCCCGGGGCGGGGTGGCCGGGGTTCCCCCTGGTTGCAGGGACCCTCCGGCCACCCGTTCCTTATGCTGGCGCGGCCTAGCTTGCCTGCCGCAACGTTTGAGCACCTGTCCACGTGCTGTCCGCCCGGGTGCCTGCCAGTTGGGGCGCCCAGCCGTCCGTTCCCTGCAGATAGGCCTCCAGCGTGAAGTCCCCGGCCAGCTCCGGCTCCAGTTGCGGCCTGTCCGGAGTTATGCGCGCTCCCGGGCCGTGGTTATTGAACTCATGGAAGCGTGCCTCCCGCCAGGAGAATCCGCTCATATCCGTCCAGGGCGTGCCGGAGATGTGGGCACCTAACCAGGAATCCCGGACCAGGACCTGGGCAATGGCGTCCACGTCGCCGCTGGGATGCCAGGGCCGGCCCAGGTGAACCGATCCCGCCGCAGCTTCGGAGGTAAACCGGCAACCGGTAAAGAGGTACCCGTGCTTGATCTTGCTGTTCTGGCTCCCGGCGGACACTTAGCCGTTGTTGCTTCCGGAACCACGGTCCAGGGACCGGATCCCGCAATTTGAAAAAACGGCCGTCCCGCGGCCAAAGATGAAGTCCACGTCGCCTTCCACGTAACAGTCGCTGAAGAAGAACCGTGCGGGTACGCCGCGGGCGGGCGAGTCAACCAGGAGGGTGTCCTGGTTGCCCAGGCACCGGACGTTATGCAGGACAGCGCGGTCCCCTGTCAGGAAGAGTGCCACCGCCTGGCGGTTCGCTATGTGCTGGTTGGCCGCTTCGTCAAAGTCGTTGCTGAACGTGAGGTTGGAAGCAATGAAATCGGCGCCGTCGATCCGTACGCTGGCGCTTCCGCCGGTGCCGAAGGATCCGCTGCCATCCGGCTTGGGAGTACCGGAGGCATTGTTGTAGACCAGCACAACGTCTTCTGTGCTCTCCCCCAGCCCGATAAAAGAGACTCTGGGTTTGTCCGCCGGGACCCTGATGGCCTCGCGGTAGATCCCTGGCTGGATCCGGATCAGGGTCCGGCGGGTGGTTCCCGGGGGCACGGAGTCGACAGCCGCCTGGACAGTCCGGAAGGCCAGGCCTTGACCCACGTCAAGGACCAAAGGCTTGTCCACCGGGCGTTCGCCGGGCCAGTAAATACCTGCCAGGGGATCGAGGGTGGTGTTGAGCTGGAAATACCCCGGTGGGATCGTCTGCTTTGCCTGCAGTTCGGAGGCAACGAGCTTTGCCACGGCAAGGGCGCCCTCCGCCTGGAAGTGTGTGTTGTCGGCGACCCCGTTGGGGTACTGCGGATATTGACCGGGTGCCGTATGCAGGAAGTGGGTTTTGGTTCCCTCGGCGCCCAGCTCCTGCCAGAGGGCCTTCGACGAGGCGGTGAGGTCCACCAAGGGCGTGCCGGTGGAGGCGGCAAGCTCCCGCACGGCCTGCGGGTATGCGCCATGGGAGTCCTGGGCACGGCCAAGGGGACTAAACCTGCGGCGTTCCACCGGCGTGACCAGGACGGCCTGCGCCCCCTTTGCAGCGGCACCGTCGAGGTACTTTTGCAGGTACTCCTTGAAAGTGGTTTGAGAATCTGTGCCCCTCGCCGGGTCTTCCACTTTTTCGTCGTTGTGGCCGAAGGAAATGAGGAGGTAATCGCCGGGCTGCAGCAGGTCCAGCACCTCCGCCAGGAGGCCGGCATCGGCAAAGCTCTTGGACGAGGCCCCGGACCAGGCGTAGTCGAAGACGCCGGCCTGCGGCCCCAACAGCAACGGGAGGGCCTGTCCCCACCCGGCGCGCGGACGTTCCGAATGCTGGTACGCGGAGGAGGTGGAATCGCCGACGACGAAAATCACCGGCCTGGAGCGGGAAGAACTTGGGCTGGCTGTCCGGACGGCGGCCAGGGATTCCCCCGCGCCCGGCCCTGCCAGCCCCGCGGCCGCGGTAACGGCTCCTGCCGCCGCGGCCGCC from Pseudarthrobacter siccitolerans encodes:
- a CDS encoding alpha-ketoacid dehydrogenase subunit beta, which translates into the protein MTTMTIAKAINEGLRAALTDNPKSLLMGEDIGALGGVYRVTDGLIGEFGPDRVVDTPLAESGIIGTAIGLALRGYTPVCEIQFDGFVFPGFNQITTQLAKIHSRSNGNLSVPVVVRIPYGGGIGSIEHHSESPEALFAHTAGLRIITPSNPHDAYWMIQQAVQCQDPVIVFEPKRRYWLKGEVDVEAPGTAADPFKAHVLRTGTAATIVAYGPLVPVALAAANAAEEDGHSLEVIDLRSISPIDFDTVTASVQKTGRLIVAHEAPTFGGIGGEIAARISERAFHALEAPVIRVGGFHMPYPVAKVEEDYLPDIDRILEALDRALSY
- the pdhA gene encoding pyruvate dehydrogenase (acetyl-transferring) E1 component subunit alpha, yielding MGTHLPSTEFDGTAVDDQREADAEAVMGEPPAQMVQLLGPDGKLGFDAVYTEYAEKLTPEVLRGLYADMAAIRRFDVEATALQRQGQLALWVPLTGQEAAQIGSGRASQPQDYIFPTYREHGVALTRNVDLAELLRQFRGVSNGGWNPKDTNFHLYTLVLAAQTLHAVGYAMGIQRDQKLAASNAASSGTSSPEPAAAVIAYFGDGASSEGDVHESMVFASSYNAPVVFFCQNNHWAISVPTAVQTRVPLSNRAKGYGFPGIRVDGNDVIAVHAVTEWALEHARQGNGPVLIEAFTYRVGAHTTADDPTKYRQAAEEEAWRAKDPLARLEKYLRSEGMADEAFFAKVKADGDELAAYVRRTAHDLETPDIRTAFANTYAEAHPLVAEELAWFEEYSAGFAGEEAAEEPARQAVTAQASPKAGH
- a CDS encoding histidinol-phosphate transaminase, which translates into the protein MTSSNTLAGGIQPRPVVARLPRYAAGKPPVAVDGLASYKLSSNENPLPPIPAVVEAIANQTDFNRYPDPLSSRLRTALAGFLDVPAEDIVTGAGSLGALNQLLAAFAGRNEDGKPDEVVYAWRSFEAYPISVGLSGAEGVPVPLTNEGRHDLKAMAAAVTARTKVILLCTPNNPTGPALGSAETEAFIRSVPADVVVVIDEAYQEFVREAGAVDGISLYRRYPNVVVLRTFSKAHGLAGLRVGYSVSNPELTQHLRVAATPFAVSQIAETAAIVSLQNYPQVVERVQRLVDERDRVTAGLRSLGWAVPDAQGNFVWLDFGADSADFAELAGTQALSVRAFDGEGVRVSIGEEEANSRFLALCANYTKAPRGS
- a CDS encoding pectinesterase family protein, which gives rise to MRRFQPSRRSLLAAAAAGAVTAAAGLAGPGAGESLAAVRTASPSSSRSRPVIFVVGDSTSSAYQHSERPRAGWGQALPLLLGPQAGVFDYAWSGASSKSFADAGLLAEVLDLLQPGDYLLISFGHNDEKVEDPARGTDSQTTFKEYLQKYLDGAAAKGAQAVLVTPVERRRFSPLGRAQDSHGAYPQAVRELAASTGTPLVDLTASSKALWQELGAEGTKTHFLHTAPGQYPQYPNGVADNTHFQAEGALAVAKLVASELQAKQTIPPGYFQLNTTLDPLAGIYWPGERPVDKPLVLDVGQGLAFRTVQAAVDSVPPGTTRRTLIRIQPGIYREAIRVPADKPRVSFIGLGESTEDVVLVYNNASGTPKPDGSGSFGTGGSASVRIDGADFIASNLTFSNDFDEAANQHIANRQAVALFLTGDRAVLHNVRCLGNQDTLLVDSPARGVPARFFFSDCYVEGDVDFIFGRGTAVFSNCGIRSLDRGSGSNNG